One genomic segment of Anas platyrhynchos isolate ZD024472 breed Pekin duck chromosome 32, IASCAAS_PekinDuck_T2T, whole genome shotgun sequence includes these proteins:
- the LOC140000431 gene encoding olfactory receptor 14A16-like translates to MPSSRNGLSKATAEVLTENLGVREGVGHGFGNSGGNSAQVNEREVEEEEVHGGVEVAVAGYGCDDESVAQEGSQVAVESFLFTFFSDQVTEPPNFSLFFPPWTGNHAQRQKMSNNSFPTEFLLLPFADTRQLQLLHFGLFLSIYLAALLGNGLILTAIACDHRLHTPMYFFLLNLALLDLGTITTTVPKAMANSLWDTRAISYAGCATQVFMFALFLTAEFSLLTIMAYDRYIAICKPLHYRTIMDSRTCVNMAAAAWGSTFLYAVLHTANTFSLPLCQDNALDQFFCEIPQILKLSCSHASLQEIGLLVVSACILFGCFVFIVLSYMQIFRAVLRMPSEQGRHKAFSTCLPHLAVVSLFISTATFAYLKPSSISSPFLDLLLAVLYSVVPPAVNPLIYSMRNKDLKDAVSKLILGRLYSPHKDPFTLH, encoded by the exons ATGCCCTCCTCCAGGAATGGactcagcaaagccacagccgaGGTGCTGACAGAGAACTTGGGCGTCCGAGAG ggagttggccatggctttgggaacagtggtggtaatagtgcccaggtcaATGAGAGAGAGGTTGAGGaagaagaagtacatgggggtgtggaggtggcgGTCGCCGGCTATGGCTGTGATGATGAgtccgttgcccaggagggcagccag gtagcagTAGAGTCCTTCCTCTTCACCTTCTTCAGTGACCAAGTGACGGAGCCA CCtaacttttctctgttttttcctccatggaCAGGCAACCATGCCCAGAGGCAGAAAATGTCCAACaacagcttccccacagagttcctcctcctgccattcgcagacacacgccagctgcagctcctgcacttcgggctcttcctgagcatctacctggctgccctcctgggcaacggactcatcctcacagccatagcttgcgaccaccgcctccacacccccatgtacttcttcctcctcaaccttgccctccttgacctgggcactattaccaccactgttcccaaagccatggccaattccttgtgggacaccagggccatttcctatgcaggttGTGCCACCCAGGTCTTTATGTTTGCTCTCTTTctcacagcagagttttctctcctcaccatcatggcctatgaccgctacattgccatctgcaaacccctgcactaccggacaataatggacagtagaacttgtgtcaacatggcagcagctgcctggggcagtacttttctctatgctgtgctgcacactgccaataccttttccctccccctctgccaagacaatgccctggaccagttcttctgtgaaattccccagatcctcaagctctcctgctcacatgcCTCCCTCCAGGAAATTGGGCTTCTTGTGGTTAGTGCCTGTAtattatttggttgttttgttttcattgtgttgtCCTAtatgcagatcttcagggcagtgttGAGGATGCCCTcagagcagggccggcacaaagccttttccacttgcctccctcacctggccgtggtctcacTGTTCATAAGCACTGCcacatttgcctacctgaagccttcctccatctcttcccctttccttgatcttttgctggcagttctgtactcggtggtgcctccagcagtgaaccccctcatctacagcatgaggaacaaggatcTCAAGGATGCAGTTAGTAAACTGATTTTGGGGAGGTTGTACAGTCCTCATAAAGATCCCTTCACTCTCCATTGA